One Actinomadura viridis genomic region harbors:
- a CDS encoding carbohydrate ABC transporter permease: protein MVTATSPAGRSTARGAEDPGRPARAPRRPRGRLRRSAAPYLHLAPALAAVVLTTVYPLVAALVNSFRHWRLNESRTPGAFVGFDQYARALRDDTFLNSVVVTTRFTVISVVLSVGLGLAIALLLNRRGRLTGLTKALLILPFAVAPALKGFSWRFMLNPDHGVYDKMLGTVLPFTSDVDWLGDEFWAQIVLVLTEVWGWAPLIALMLLGGLASVPPEVHEAARVDGCGAWDRFRHITFPLLRPLLLIVVFLKAVFSIKLFDQVVTITGGGPGRATETLNFYAYAQGFTFLDIGYASAVSWILVLALGVLAAFYLIAMNRQEER, encoded by the coding sequence ATGGTGACGGCCACGTCACCGGCCGGCCGGAGCACCGCGCGCGGCGCGGAAGATCCCGGACGGCCCGCTCGCGCCCCCAGGAGACCGCGCGGCCGGCTGCGCCGGAGCGCCGCGCCCTACCTGCACCTGGCGCCCGCCCTCGCCGCGGTCGTGCTCACCACTGTCTACCCGCTGGTCGCGGCGCTGGTGAACAGCTTCCGGCACTGGCGGCTGAACGAGTCGCGGACGCCGGGCGCGTTCGTGGGCTTCGACCAGTACGCGCGGGCGCTGCGCGACGACACCTTCCTCAACAGCGTCGTGGTCACCACCCGCTTCACCGTGATCTCGGTGGTGCTGTCGGTGGGCCTCGGCCTGGCGATCGCGCTGCTGCTGAACCGGCGCGGCCGGCTGACCGGGCTGACCAAGGCGCTGCTGATCCTGCCGTTCGCGGTCGCTCCCGCGCTCAAGGGCTTCTCGTGGCGGTTCATGCTGAACCCCGACCACGGCGTGTACGACAAGATGCTGGGCACCGTGCTGCCGTTCACCAGTGACGTGGACTGGCTCGGCGACGAGTTCTGGGCGCAGATCGTGCTGGTCCTGACCGAGGTGTGGGGCTGGGCGCCGCTGATCGCGCTGATGCTGCTCGGCGGGCTCGCCTCGGTCCCGCCCGAGGTGCACGAGGCCGCCAGGGTGGACGGCTGCGGCGCGTGGGACCGGTTCCGGCACATCACGTTCCCGCTGCTCCGGCCCCTGCTGCTGATCGTGGTCTTCCTCAAGGCGGTCTTCTCGATCAAGCTCTTCGACCAGGTGGTGACCATCACCGGCGGCGGGCCGGGACGGGCCACCGAGACCCTCAACTTCTACGCCTACGCGCAGGGTTTCACGTTCCTGGACATCGGCTACGCCTCGGCCGTCTCCTGGATCCTCGTGCTGGCCCTGGGCGTGCTGGCGGCCTTCTACCTGATCGCCATGAACCGCCAGGAGGAGCGATGA
- a CDS encoding carbohydrate ABC transporter permease has translation MTARSARSYAARGLHVLGTLAVLFFILFPIAWLAMTALRPARDAFSTSPFFSPTLENFRGIIGGENDLTMALVNSVVVGVATTLIALPMALLAAYGFSRYRFPGHRSMLLAMVATQFIPGVAIALPFLTLFHDLGLLDTRAALVIVNLSLVVPYITWLLKGFVDGLPLEIEEAARMDGCGQVRLLWRVVTPLAAPGIFVCAVFSFLLSWNEFLFPTFLAKENATTLPVGLMTLVRPEGVAWGQMAAAGLTVMLPMLIMSLFVRKHFAQGMTMGAIK, from the coding sequence ATGACCGCCCGCTCGGCCCGCTCGTACGCCGCGCGCGGCCTGCACGTGCTCGGCACGCTGGCCGTCCTGTTCTTCATCCTGTTCCCGATCGCGTGGCTGGCCATGACGGCGCTGCGCCCGGCCCGGGACGCGTTCTCCACCTCGCCGTTCTTCAGCCCGACGCTGGAGAACTTCCGCGGCATCATCGGCGGCGAGAACGACCTGACCATGGCCCTGGTCAACAGCGTCGTGGTCGGCGTCGCCACCACGCTCATCGCGCTGCCGATGGCGCTGCTGGCCGCGTACGGGTTCTCCCGGTACCGCTTCCCCGGGCACAGGTCGATGCTGCTGGCGATGGTGGCCACCCAGTTCATCCCGGGGGTGGCGATCGCACTGCCGTTCCTGACGCTGTTCCACGACCTCGGGCTGCTCGACACCCGCGCCGCGCTGGTGATCGTGAACCTCTCGCTGGTGGTCCCGTACATCACCTGGCTGCTCAAGGGGTTCGTCGACGGCCTGCCGCTGGAGATCGAGGAGGCCGCCCGGATGGACGGCTGCGGCCAGGTCCGGCTGCTGTGGCGGGTGGTGACCCCGCTGGCCGCGCCCGGCATCTTCGTCTGCGCCGTGTTCTCGTTCCTGCTGTCGTGGAACGAGTTCCTCTTCCCGACCTTCCTGGCCAAGGAGAACGCGACCACGCTGCCGGTCGGCCTGATGACGCTGGTGCGGCCCGAGGGCGTGGCGTGGGGGCAGATGGCGGCGGCCGGGCTGACCGTGATGCTGCCGATGCTGATCATGTCGCTGTTCGTCCGCAAGCACTTCGCCCAGGGCATGACGATGGGAGCGATCAAATGA
- a CDS encoding ABC transporter substrate-binding protein yields MRRRHPGPRRGIAFALACLMLATACGAGPDDRPLARHVRTGPVDDLGLLTGKPYNGTKIRLLTCCNTAAQFLGLRARTDAEFTKRTGIEVEWANIAYESFLQKIVAESALGTGTYDLVAWTDAFGASIREGVQPLNEVMRRSNITLDDYPPAFREAATAGRPGVTYGIPFRGYAYALYYRKDQYDALGLKAPETWDEYLTQLDRLKAASPRHAVAGQYGRGSGQNLFTWLSMLWSAGGDLFDAEGKAAFTSPAAVEATEKYISMLRKGYSPPASANWTETDSTQSMEQGHANTVLTWTWQYDDFTDPTKVKPDVAKAITAARLPGWPGRERVSYGMTWLMGVLRSSEKQGPAWEYIKWVTDPRTERAVALDKSDPAKASGITVHTSNMLDPQVNAANGGIPRLQEEALRDSRIIPTSIDWPRIQDAVEVAINRMAHGADVRSELRSAARQVDQIQERDGG; encoded by the coding sequence ATGAGGCGCCGCCACCCGGGACCCCGCCGCGGGATCGCGTTCGCCCTGGCCTGCCTGATGCTCGCGACCGCCTGCGGGGCCGGCCCGGACGACAGGCCGCTGGCCCGGCACGTGAGGACGGGCCCGGTCGACGACCTCGGCCTGCTGACCGGAAAACCGTACAACGGGACCAAGATCCGGCTGCTGACCTGCTGCAACACCGCGGCACAGTTCCTCGGGCTGCGGGCCCGCACCGACGCCGAGTTCACCAAGAGGACCGGTATCGAGGTCGAGTGGGCCAACATCGCCTACGAGTCGTTCCTGCAGAAGATCGTCGCGGAGAGCGCGCTCGGCACCGGCACCTACGACCTGGTCGCCTGGACCGACGCGTTCGGCGCCTCGATCCGCGAGGGCGTGCAGCCGCTCAACGAGGTGATGCGGCGGTCGAACATCACCCTGGACGACTACCCGCCGGCGTTCCGGGAAGCCGCGACCGCCGGCCGGCCGGGCGTCACCTACGGCATCCCGTTCCGCGGCTACGCCTACGCGCTCTACTACCGCAAGGACCAGTACGACGCGCTCGGCCTCAAGGCCCCGGAGACCTGGGACGAGTACCTGACCCAGCTCGACAGGCTCAAGGCGGCCAGCCCGCGGCACGCCGTCGCCGGCCAGTACGGGCGCGGCAGCGGCCAGAACCTGTTCACCTGGCTGTCGATGCTGTGGAGCGCGGGCGGCGACCTGTTCGACGCCGAGGGCAAGGCCGCGTTCACCTCCCCGGCGGCCGTCGAGGCCACCGAGAAGTACATCTCGATGCTTCGCAAGGGGTACAGCCCGCCCGCCTCGGCCAACTGGACCGAGACCGACTCCACCCAGTCGATGGAGCAGGGCCACGCCAACACCGTCCTCACCTGGACCTGGCAGTACGACGACTTCACCGACCCGACCAAGGTCAAGCCGGACGTGGCCAAGGCCATCACCGCCGCCCGGCTGCCGGGCTGGCCGGGCCGCGAGCGCGTCTCGTACGGGATGACCTGGCTGATGGGCGTGCTGCGCAGTTCGGAGAAGCAGGGCCCGGCCTGGGAGTACATCAAATGGGTCACCGACCCCAGGACGGAACGGGCGGTCGCGCTCGACAAGTCGGACCCGGCGAAGGCCAGCGGCATCACCGTCCACACCTCCAACATGCTCGACCCGCAGGTCAACGCGGCGAACGGCGGCATCCCCAGGCTTCAGGAGGAGGCGCTGCGCGACAGCCGGATCATCCCGACGTCGATCGACTGGCCGCGCATCCAGGACGCCGTCGAGGTCGCGATCAACAGGATGGCGCACGGCGCGGACGTCCGAAGCGAGCTGAGGTCCGCGGCCCGGCAGGTCGACCAGATCCAGGAGCGGGACGGTGGCTGA
- a CDS encoding ester cyclase, with product MAEPGEIAYAPYGGPEEFITEWTDRIWVRRGIGLIRDNYAPDAVVHGAYGTSRGVEPVVAGTLQKISAFPDRVGQADDVVWEARGADAFVSSHRVFSAGTHTGTSAYGPPTHRPFTSRTIATCLYRRGVMEEEWVVRDELAVVRQLGLDPEAVARGVAFPAGDGRILSGPAPPDPLVRGDSGARRPDHHRGECEHALEMVEEVWNGRRLDLATDYIARDVTCHTTGHRDVIRPDGYQRALLDLLAPFPDARVEIRDVAANDSAPHGGVRVGVVWFLRGTYQGVPRYGRPTGSPVEVLGSSQFLFRAGRIVREWRIYDEISILAQIAHARGDEPA from the coding sequence GTGGCTGAGCCGGGGGAGATCGCGTACGCGCCGTACGGCGGCCCGGAGGAGTTCATCACCGAGTGGACCGACCGGATCTGGGTGCGCCGCGGGATCGGGCTGATCCGCGACAACTACGCCCCGGACGCCGTGGTGCACGGCGCGTACGGCACCTCGCGCGGCGTCGAGCCGGTGGTCGCGGGGACGCTGCAGAAGATCAGCGCGTTCCCGGACCGGGTCGGGCAGGCCGACGACGTGGTGTGGGAGGCGCGCGGCGCCGACGCGTTCGTCAGCTCGCATCGGGTGTTCAGCGCCGGGACGCACACCGGGACGTCGGCGTACGGCCCGCCCACGCACCGGCCGTTCACCTCGCGCACCATCGCGACCTGCCTCTACCGGCGCGGCGTGATGGAGGAGGAGTGGGTCGTCCGGGACGAGCTGGCGGTCGTCCGGCAGCTCGGCCTCGACCCCGAGGCGGTCGCCCGCGGGGTCGCCTTCCCCGCCGGGGACGGCCGGATCCTGAGCGGCCCGGCGCCCCCCGACCCGCTCGTGCGCGGCGACTCGGGGGCACGCCGTCCGGACCACCACCGCGGCGAATGCGAGCACGCCCTCGAGATGGTCGAAGAGGTCTGGAACGGCCGGCGGCTGGACCTGGCCACGGACTACATCGCCCGCGACGTCACCTGCCACACCACCGGGCACCGCGACGTGATCCGCCCGGACGGCTACCAGCGGGCCCTGCTCGACCTGCTCGCGCCGTTCCCGGACGCCCGGGTCGAGATCCGCGACGTCGCCGCCAACGACTCGGCGCCGCACGGCGGCGTCCGGGTCGGCGTGGTGTGGTTCCTGCGCGGCACGTACCAGGGCGTCCCCCGCTACGGGCGGCCCACCGGTTCGCCCGTGGAGGTCCTCGGCTCCTCCCAGTTCCTGTTCCGCGCCGGGCGGATCGTCCGGGAGTGGCGGATCTACGACGAGATCTCGATCCTCGCGCAGATCGCGCACGCCCGCGGCGACGAGCCCGCCTGA
- the hisD gene encoding histidinol dehydrogenase, producing MRFTPARLAELEGSYRILKAPGLDRPAAQTDPAVAERVSAMLADIERGGLDAVLRYARELDGWRRPDVEVPRDELARSGDGLSAELRAALELGVERTGAFAREQRARLGDFEVELAPGLLAGQRYVPVQRVGAYLPAGRFPLLAGACMTAGVAKVAGVETVLACTPPRPDGTADPAVLYAAYLSGADRVYVLGGVQALAAMAFGLLGERPVDMLVGPGNAYVAEAKRQLFGTVAIDLLAGPSEVAVLADETADPELVAADLLGQAEHGPESPAALVTTSEELGHAVIAEAERQLAGLATRDIAGPAWHDHGSVTWAEDRATAVELMDDLAPEHLELLTADDDHYLDALHNYGSVFIGQWSTVAYSDKGMAGTNHVLPTAGGARHSAGLSVSRFLKPLTYQRASREATPLLAEAVEVISSYEGMAAHGATATLRLARHR from the coding sequence ATGCGTTTCACCCCCGCCCGCCTCGCCGAGCTGGAGGGCTCGTACCGGATCCTCAAGGCGCCCGGCCTCGACCGTCCCGCCGCCCAGACCGACCCGGCCGTGGCCGAGCGCGTGTCGGCGATGCTGGCCGACATCGAGCGCGGCGGCCTGGACGCCGTGCTGCGGTACGCGCGCGAGCTCGACGGCTGGCGGCGTCCCGACGTCGAGGTGCCGCGCGACGAGCTGGCCCGCAGCGGCGACGGCCTGTCCGCCGAGCTGCGCGCCGCGCTGGAGCTGGGCGTCGAGCGGACGGGGGCGTTCGCCCGCGAGCAGCGCGCCCGGCTCGGCGACTTCGAGGTCGAGCTGGCACCGGGGCTGCTCGCCGGGCAGCGGTACGTTCCCGTCCAGCGGGTCGGCGCCTACCTTCCGGCCGGGCGGTTCCCGCTGCTGGCCGGAGCCTGCATGACCGCGGGCGTGGCCAAGGTCGCGGGAGTCGAGACCGTGCTGGCCTGCACGCCGCCGCGGCCCGACGGCACCGCCGACCCGGCCGTGCTGTACGCGGCGTACCTGTCCGGCGCCGACCGCGTGTACGTCCTCGGCGGCGTCCAGGCCCTGGCCGCGATGGCGTTCGGGCTGCTCGGCGAGCGCCCGGTCGACATGCTGGTCGGGCCCGGCAACGCCTACGTCGCCGAGGCCAAGCGGCAGCTGTTCGGCACGGTGGCGATCGACCTGCTCGCCGGCCCGTCCGAGGTCGCCGTCCTCGCCGACGAGACCGCCGACCCGGAGCTGGTCGCCGCCGACCTGCTCGGCCAGGCCGAGCACGGCCCCGAGTCCCCGGCCGCGCTGGTCACCACCTCCGAGGAGCTCGGGCACGCGGTGATCGCCGAGGCCGAGCGGCAGCTGGCCGGGCTGGCGACCCGCGACATCGCCGGGCCCGCCTGGCACGACCACGGCTCGGTGACCTGGGCCGAGGACCGCGCCACCGCCGTCGAGCTGATGGACGACCTGGCGCCCGAGCACCTGGAGCTGCTGACCGCCGACGACGACCACTATCTAGACGCCCTGCACAACTACGGCTCGGTCTTCATCGGCCAGTGGAGCACGGTCGCCTACAGCGACAAGGGCATGGCCGGCACCAACCACGTGCTGCCCACGGCCGGGGGCGCCAGGCACAGCGCGGGCCTTTCGGTCTCCCGGTTCCTTAAGCCGCTGACCTACCAGCGCGCGTCCCGGGAGGCCACCCCGCTACTGGCCGAGGCGGTCGAGGTGATCTCCTCGTACGAGGGCATGGCCGCCCACGGAGCCACCGCGACGCTCCGCCTGGCCCGCCACCGCTGA
- a CDS encoding ester cyclase: MANADEYRDEDAARGVDRSPGAPQAMSAPVRRTMPPDYSIAVRPGNGADDPEGPRHAARRQSLRGFEDTYTDIVDYIVRITHRIWEDQDVGYIYDTYSPGCRLYDDSGFRYGVEQLVDGTIQSINAFPDCRHYADDVIWAGDDEQGFVTSHRAINIGHHTGPWRWGPPTGRRLETWVIANCVVRENEIYEEWVLYNTAAKLTQLGIDVVEAARIYGNEGGVAPLGERNITEVERLAGGRRPKPYPAPGTGFDLEHTVRALFHDTYNRRDLSAIDRAYAPNVRWHGTTNRSGYGRADVRGMARGLLATFPDLGMQVDEVYWMGNENDGFSASVRWTAVGTHRGHGMYGRPTGRRVHLWGISQLYFSGGRIIEEWTLFNEFDVLAQLLRDDPAPLARA; this comes from the coding sequence ATGGCGAACGCGGATGAGTACCGCGACGAAGACGCCGCCAGGGGAGTGGACCGTTCCCCCGGGGCTCCGCAGGCGATGTCCGCTCCCGTCCGGCGGACCATGCCGCCGGACTACAGCATCGCCGTACGGCCCGGCAACGGCGCCGACGATCCGGAAGGCCCGCGGCACGCCGCCCGGCGGCAGTCGCTGCGGGGCTTCGAGGACACCTACACCGACATCGTCGACTACATCGTCCGGATCACCCACCGCATCTGGGAGGACCAGGACGTCGGCTACATCTACGACACCTACAGCCCCGGGTGCCGCCTGTACGACGACAGCGGCTTCCGGTACGGCGTGGAGCAGCTGGTCGACGGGACGATCCAGAGCATCAACGCCTTCCCCGACTGCCGTCACTACGCCGACGACGTCATCTGGGCCGGCGACGACGAGCAGGGCTTCGTCACCTCGCACCGCGCGATCAACATCGGGCACCACACCGGACCGTGGCGGTGGGGCCCGCCGACCGGCCGCCGGCTGGAGACCTGGGTCATCGCCAACTGCGTGGTCCGGGAGAACGAGATCTACGAGGAGTGGGTCCTCTACAACACCGCCGCCAAGCTGACCCAGCTCGGTATCGACGTGGTCGAGGCGGCCCGGATCTACGGCAACGAGGGCGGCGTCGCCCCCCTCGGCGAGCGCAACATCACCGAGGTCGAGCGCCTGGCCGGCGGCCGCCGGCCGAAGCCGTACCCGGCCCCGGGCACCGGCTTCGACCTGGAGCACACCGTCCGGGCGTTGTTCCACGACACCTACAACCGGCGGGACCTCAGCGCCATCGACCGCGCGTACGCGCCGAACGTCCGCTGGCACGGCACGACGAACCGCTCCGGGTACGGCCGCGCCGACGTGCGCGGCATGGCCCGCGGCCTGCTCGCCACGTTCCCCGACCTGGGCATGCAGGTCGACGAGGTGTACTGGATGGGCAACGAGAACGACGGCTTCAGCGCGTCCGTCCGCTGGACCGCCGTCGGGACCCACCGCGGGCACGGCATGTACGGCCGCCCGACCGGCCGCCGCGTCCACCTCTGGGGCATCTCGCAGCTGTACTTCTCCGGCGGGCGCATCATTGAGGAGTGGACGCTCTTCAACGAGTTCGACGTGCTGGCCCAGCTGCTGCGCGACGACCCGGCACCGCTCGCCCGCGCCTGA
- a CDS encoding nitrilase-related carbon-nitrogen hydrolase, whose amino-acid sequence MTRIACRQLAPRIGDLPFNRELSAAAIRDAAGADVIVLPELVTSGYMFASPAEAAAVAVRPDHPLFAEWAAAAGDAVVIGGFCERGDDGLLYNSAAVVDRGGVRAVYRKTHLWDAEKSVFTPGDRPPPVVRTSAGPIGVLICYDLEFPEMTRLLALGGAHLIAAPVNWPLVERPPGERPPETVIAMAAARVNRTFIACCDRAGTERGQEWTLGTAIISPDGQVLAEAGEGAQATADVDLLLARSKALNSRNDVLADRRPDLYSPLLHRRAPS is encoded by the coding sequence ATGACCCGGATCGCCTGCCGGCAGCTCGCCCCGCGGATCGGCGACCTGCCCTTCAACCGCGAGCTGTCGGCGGCGGCGATCCGGGACGCCGCCGGCGCGGACGTCATCGTCCTGCCCGAACTGGTGACCTCCGGCTACATGTTCGCCTCTCCCGCCGAGGCGGCCGCGGTGGCCGTCCGGCCCGACCATCCCCTGTTCGCCGAATGGGCGGCGGCCGCCGGAGACGCCGTCGTCATCGGCGGCTTCTGCGAACGCGGCGACGACGGCCTGCTCTACAACAGCGCCGCCGTCGTCGACCGCGGCGGCGTCCGCGCCGTCTACCGCAAGACCCATCTCTGGGACGCCGAGAAGTCCGTCTTCACCCCGGGCGACCGGCCACCCCCGGTCGTCCGGACGTCAGCCGGCCCGATCGGCGTGCTGATCTGCTACGACCTGGAATTCCCCGAGATGACGCGGCTGCTCGCCCTCGGCGGCGCACACCTGATCGCGGCCCCGGTCAACTGGCCGCTGGTGGAGCGTCCGCCGGGGGAGCGTCCGCCGGAGACGGTGATCGCGATGGCCGCCGCGCGGGTCAACCGCACGTTCATCGCCTGCTGCGACCGCGCCGGAACCGAACGCGGCCAGGAATGGACCCTCGGCACCGCCATCATCTCTCCCGACGGGCAGGTGCTCGCGGAAGCGGGCGAGGGCGCGCAGGCCACCGCCGACGTCGACCTTCTCCTGGCCAGGAGCAAGGCCCTGAACTCCCGCAACGACGTCCTGGCCGACCGCCGTCCCGACCTCTACTCCCCGCTGCTCCACCGGCGGGCCCCGTCCTGA
- a CDS encoding PASTA domain-containing protein — translation MPSFKGKNLDTVSAEFERSWPAYTTSYRALTDGHLFDGESYSGTWIVCTQAEDSQAKTAEFGFLPPQVPCPPDGRVTNWAVVPNYVGKTGNEARQAALRLGFPNVSSQPLVTEGYDDGSHYERVVCTQDPPAGESMREHYGTTLSLRVADSKGSCSR, via the coding sequence TTGCCCTCCTTCAAAGGGAAGAATCTCGACACGGTCAGCGCCGAGTTCGAGCGTTCCTGGCCCGCCTACACCACCTCGTACAGGGCCCTGACCGACGGTCATCTCTTCGATGGCGAGTCCTACTCCGGTACCTGGATCGTCTGCACGCAGGCCGAGGACTCGCAGGCGAAGACGGCGGAGTTCGGCTTCCTGCCCCCGCAGGTGCCCTGCCCGCCGGACGGGCGCGTCACCAACTGGGCCGTCGTGCCGAACTACGTCGGTAAGACCGGCAACGAGGCGCGACAGGCCGCCCTGCGGCTCGGCTTCCCCAACGTCAGTAGCCAGCCCCTCGTGACCGAGGGATACGACGACGGTTCGCACTACGAACGCGTCGTCTGCACTCAGGACCCGCCCGCCGGCGAGAGCATGCGCGAGCACTACGGGACGACGCTGAGCCTGCGAGTCGCCGACAGCAAGGGGTCCTGCAGCCGGTAG
- a CDS encoding diacylglycerol kinase, giving the protein MPYRVGQWATGNVGGQALRAVIEHPDLELAGVVVSDPAKAGRDAADLCGVPAPTGILATTDPEEVIAARPDAICYTAVGTAGRREVATGTRPTGAVDDLCRILAAGIDVVSTSIIPMVHPPSADPETVQRLRDACATGRSSILTSGLDPGIMNDVLPLALSSICLRIESIRVSEVMNYGTWDKPEAILGKFGFGKPLDHRPPMVMPGVLTVMWGTVVHLLADRLGVVLDAIEEHYELFPAPETFVIPAGTIEKGTSAAMRFEVRGMLAGRPAIVAEHVTRLRDDLAPHWPAPPGGGGGGYRVQIEGEPSWTMEITNPGVADPTVPGTLATALRVVNAIPAVCEAEPGVLTPFDLPMLTGRHLLR; this is encoded by the coding sequence ATGCCTTATCGCGTGGGACAGTGGGCGACGGGGAACGTCGGAGGGCAGGCCCTTCGGGCCGTCATCGAGCACCCCGACCTGGAGCTCGCCGGGGTGGTCGTGAGCGACCCCGCGAAGGCCGGCCGCGACGCCGCGGATCTGTGCGGTGTGCCCGCGCCGACCGGAATCCTCGCCACCACGGATCCGGAGGAGGTCATCGCCGCCCGGCCCGACGCCATCTGCTACACGGCGGTCGGCACGGCCGGCCGCCGGGAGGTGGCCACCGGCACGCGTCCGACCGGCGCCGTCGACGACCTCTGCCGGATCCTCGCGGCGGGGATCGATGTCGTGTCGACGTCGATCATCCCGATGGTGCACCCGCCGTCCGCCGATCCCGAGACGGTCCAGCGTTTGCGGGACGCCTGCGCGACGGGGAGGTCCTCGATCCTCACCTCCGGGCTGGACCCGGGGATCATGAACGACGTGCTGCCCCTCGCGCTCAGTTCGATCTGCCTGCGCATCGAATCGATCCGGGTCAGCGAGGTCATGAACTACGGAACGTGGGACAAGCCCGAGGCCATCCTCGGAAAGTTCGGCTTCGGCAAGCCGCTGGACCACCGCCCGCCGATGGTCATGCCCGGTGTCCTCACGGTCATGTGGGGCACGGTCGTCCACCTGCTCGCGGACCGCCTGGGCGTCGTCCTCGACGCGATCGAGGAGCACTACGAACTGTTCCCCGCACCGGAGACCTTCGTCATACCGGCCGGAACCATCGAGAAGGGCACATCGGCCGCCATGCGCTTCGAGGTGCGCGGCATGCTCGCCGGCCGGCCGGCGATCGTGGCCGAGCACGTCACACGGCTGCGCGATGATCTGGCCCCGCACTGGCCCGCCCCGCCCGGCGGCGGTGGCGGCGGCTACCGGGTCCAGATCGAGGGCGAACCCTCATGGACCATGGAGATCACCAACCCGGGTGTGGCCGACCCGACCGTCCCGGGCACCCTGGCCACCGCACTGCGCGTCGTCAACGCCATCCCCGCCGTCTGCGAGGCCGAGCCCGGTGTCCTCACGCCTTTCGACCTCCCCATGCTGACCGGAAGACACCTCCTCCGCTGA
- a CDS encoding TetR/AcrR family transcriptional regulator has translation MYADRQAILDGWTPECRDGPRDRMAAPDSQEQRGTTPAHILRTAERLFARKGLDEVSIRDITAAADISISSVYYHFGSKERLILAILERRIAELNDRRAALLAEIEDRTEPTVRDVISLLVIPTAEMAADRRGGGADYVRFLGAVTSHRKYAPLIRQVSPFADEERQMLRRVAPNLSDDEREFRFALIKTIVNQVLGESGTGLRIWMQGSGLDDRTLADQLIDFFTAAFTGSG, from the coding sequence GTGTACGCGGACCGGCAGGCGATCCTGGACGGCTGGACGCCTGAATGTCGCGACGGACCAAGGGATCGAATGGCGGCTCCAGACTCGCAGGAGCAAAGGGGAACGACACCGGCGCACATCCTGCGCACCGCCGAGCGGCTCTTCGCCCGCAAGGGGCTCGACGAGGTCTCGATCCGGGACATCACCGCCGCCGCGGACATCAGCATCTCGTCGGTGTACTACCACTTCGGTTCCAAGGAGAGGCTGATCCTCGCGATCCTGGAGCGCCGGATCGCCGAGCTGAACGACCGGCGCGCCGCGCTGCTGGCCGAGATCGAGGACAGGACCGAACCGACCGTCCGGGACGTGATCTCGCTTCTGGTCATTCCCACGGCCGAGATGGCGGCGGATCGGCGCGGCGGCGGCGCCGACTACGTCCGGTTCCTCGGCGCGGTGACCTCGCACCGCAAGTACGCCCCGCTGATCCGCCAGGTTTCGCCGTTCGCCGACGAGGAGCGGCAGATGCTGCGGAGGGTCGCGCCGAACCTGTCGGACGACGAGCGCGAGTTCCGCTTCGCGCTCATCAAGACGATCGTCAACCAGGTCCTCGGCGAAAGCGGCACCGGCCTGCGGATCTGGATGCAGGGCAGCGGCCTTGACGACCGCACGCTGGCGGACCAGCTCATCGACTTCTTCACCGCCGCCTTCACCGGAAGCGGCTGA